The window CACGGTATTTCGCATTCTGAGCGCAAACCCTTCCATCACCGACCCTTCCAGAATCAAAGTCGGGCAGGAGATTATCATTCCCTTCACCAGCGAAAAACTGGGTACGATTGATGTAAACGGATACGCTTTTCCAAACATCAACAGCAACACACTGGAAAGCACCCTGCCCCATCTCACCTACCTCAGCATTTTCAGCTATCAGGTACGGCCAGACGGCAGCCTCGCCTCTATACAGGACGAACCGCTGATACAGGCGGCCAGACAGCAGAATGTCGGCCCCATGATGGTTGTCACGAATATAAAAGAGGGCGCCAGCTTTAACAGTGAGCTTGCCCATACAATTTTGACAAATCAGGAAGTACAAACCACTCTTTTAGATAACATTGTGAGAACTTTGAACGAAAAGAAATATTTCGGGCTGGACATTGATTTTGAATATATTTTTCAAAGAGATAAAGACAATTACAACAGCTTTATTGAAAAAGTTGTCGACAGACTGCACCCGTTGGGTTACACCGTAACCACCGCACTCGCTCCAAAAACGAGCGCAAGCCAACCGGGGCTGCTCTATGAGGCACATGATTACGTCACGCACGGGCTTCTTGTCGATCATGTAATCCTGATGACCTATGAATGGGGGTACACGTACGGTCCGCCCCGTGCGGTTGCTCCCGTCAATCTGGTGAAAGACGTTTTGCAATATGCCGTTTCCGTCATTCCCAGTAAAAAAATCCTGATGGGCATTCCCAATTATGGCTATGACTGGACACTTCCCTTCGTGCAGGGTTCCTCTGCACGTTCCCTTTCCAATCCTGCCGCTGTCAGCCTTGCTTCAAGAGAAGGAGCGCGGATTTCATTCGACACCAAAGCACAGGCGCCCTTTTTCAATTACAATGACGCGGGCGGGCGCCAACACGTTGTCTGGTTTGAAGATGCCAGAAGCATTGAAGCAAAACTCAAACTGGTGGATGAATACAATTTGGGAGGCGTCAGCTACTGGACGATCAACAGCTTCTTCCCGCAGAACTGGATCGTGCTGAACTCTATGTACAATGTCCGTAAAGTAAGATAAGAATGAAGAAGGATCTGAGCGGTACGCTCAGATCCTTCTCTCTTTATTTTACAGCCATGACCGGCTGCGTTTGATATAAATGGATTTGACAACCTGCGCAAGCATGATATAACCCAGCACGATAAGCGCAAGCCACCCGAAATAAGGAAGGGGCAAGCTTGCCAGCCCAAGGTATGCGCCAAGCGGCGTAAACGGAATCACAACGCCGATCGCCATGATGACCGATGTCAGCAAAACGACGGGGGAAGCCGCACGGCTTTGAATAAACGGCAGCTTCGGCGTACGGATCAGATGAATAATCAGCGTTTGTGAAATTAAGCTTTCCACAAACCATCCGGCGTTGAACAGTGCAACGAGGGCCGGATTGGTGGCCGTGTTGCAGCCGAACACATACCACATCAGCAAGTAGGTCGCTATGTCGAACACGGAGCTGACGGGGCCGATACAAATCATGAATTTCCCGATGCTCGAAGCCTCCCATTTGCGCGGCACACGTAAATAATCCTCATCCATGTTATCCCACGGGATGGAAATCTGCGATATATTGTACAAAAGATTCAAAACTAAAATCTGCACAGGCATCATTGGGAGGAAGGGAAGAAATGCGCTGGCAATAAGCATGGAAAGCATATTCCCAAAATTGGAACTTGCAGTCATCTTAATGTATTTAATAATATTGCCAAATATTTTGCGTCCTTCAATTACACCATGCTCCAGTACCATCAGATCTTTTTCAAGCAGAATGATGTCGGCGCTTTCCTTGGCAATATCCACCGCTGTATCGACGGAGATCCCGACGTCCGCCTTACTCAAAGCCTGTGCGTCATTGATGCCGTCACCCATAAACCCCACAGTATGGCCGAGCTCCTGAAGCGCGTTTACGACACGCGCTTTTTGAACGGGAGAGAGCTTTGCAAAAATCGTGGTATCTTCCGCATGCTTTAAAAGTTCATCCTCGCTCATTCCCTCCATCTGAGAGCCAAGCAGGATTCTGTCGACCGGCAGACCAACCTCACCGCATATTTTTTGTGTTACCCCTTCATTGTCGCCGGTCAACACCTTCACCTGCACGCCGTATTCTTTCAGAGCCTTAATCGCGGTGGCGGCGGACTTTTTCGGCGGGTCCAGCAGACCAAGGTAGCCCATCAGGGTCATATTGCTTTCGTCTTTAACACCGAAAACGCCCTCCACGGCGGGATCTTTTTTCTGCGCGACCGCAATCACCCGCATGCCCTGCGCGTTCAGTTCATCCGTCATTTGCACGACCTGTTCACGCAGTTTCCCGGTCAGCGGGACAACCTCGCCGTCATACTCGCAGAATGAACAGATCTCCATAATCTCTTCCACAGCGCCTTTGGTAATCACCTGTGTTTTTCCGGTTCTATCCTTCAGCACAACACTCATCCGGCGGCGGGAGAAATCAAACGGTATCTCATCGACCTTTAAATATTCATTGTTCAGATAAGTAACGCTTTCCTCACCGGCTTTTTCGATCACTGCCAAATCAATCAGGTTTTTCAGTCCGGTCTGGAAATAGCTGTTCAGATACGCGTGTTTCAGAACACGCATATCTTCCCTGCCCTGTACGTTCAAATGGCGTTCAATAATAATTTCGTCACGTGTCAGCGTACCGGTCTTGTCGGTACAAAGAATATCCATCGCGCCAAAATTCTGTATCGAATTCAAGTGTTTGACAACCGTCTTCTGGCGTGACATGTTGACGGCGCCCTTCGCCAGATTGGTTGTAACAATCATCGGCAGCATTTCAGGCGTCAGGCCGATTGCGACCGAGATGGCAAACAACAGTGCTTCAATCCAGTCATGTTTTGTAATGCCGTTGATCAAAAAGACCACCGGAACCATCACCAGCATAAAGCGGATCAGCAGATAACTGACGGAATTGACGCCTTTGTCAAAGCTTGTGGGAGCACGTTCGCCGGAAAGCGCCTTTGCCATGTTGCCAAAATAAGTATTGTCACCGGTAGCAAGCACAACCGCAGTGGCAGAGCCGCTGACGACGTTGGTGCCCATAAAACAGATGTTACGCAGATCAAACAGATTACGTTCATCAGTAGCTTTATCCGGCTCCGGGAATTTTTCCACCGGCTCGGATTCACCGGTCATCGCGGACTGGCTGATAAATAAATCCTTTGCTTTTAAAATCCGGACATCCGCGGGAATCATATCGCCGCCCGCCAGCACAACAATGTCGCCGGGCAGCAGGTCCGTCATCGGAATTTCTTCCCGTCCGTTTTCGCGGCGGATGACCGTGGCGGTAGTCTTGACCATGGACTTTAATCCTTCCGCCTCTTTACCGGAACGGAACTCCTGAAAGAAACGCAGTCCACCACTGATAAGTACCAGAAAAAGGATGACAATCACAGCCGCAGGACTTTTTTCACTTGGCTTTGCAAGAATCACTTCTGTCAAAAATGAAATCGCGGCGATAATCAGCAATACAAGAGTAAACGGATTTATAAAAGCCTTTGCAAGCTGCACATACCATGGTTTTGGCTTTTCATGCGAGATTTGATTGCTTTCATATTGCTCGGAGAACATTTCCACATCGACGATATCCAGACCTTTTTCCCTGGTTTTCAGGGCAGAAAGAAGAATATATTTTTCCATTCTGGAGTATTCGGCTAACTTCTTCGCAATGGACTGTGTGCTGGCACCGTTGATTTGCATCCTGTTTTTTTTCATTTTCTTACATCCCCATTAAACAATAATAACCGATAAAAATCCCCCCGCCCGAATATTGCGAGGCAGGGGGAAAATAAATTGTATTTGCTATCACATGCTATGAAATGACAAGCAAATGATAGTACTTTTAAAGTTGCAAGTCAATACTAAAAAACAGAAGTAATCAATTCTTCGAATAGGCAGGCTGTACTTTGACATCTTCGGCATAATCCGGAATAAGCGAAGGAAGACGCAGTTTGCGTTCCAGATACTCCGACCCAATGCCCGTAGAAGAAAACACAAGAATAAACATCATTCCTGTCTGAATCCAGAGAATCGTGACATCGGTCAGTCCATGCACGGTGACAGCAACCATTGCAGCAACAAAAAGAATATTCATGTCTTTGCACAGGTTGCTTTTAAACCGCAGCGACAACAGTTTCAGCTGTATCATCACATAAACACCAATCGCGCCAAGGCCAACAAATCCAAAATTCAACAGGGTGTCCAACAGCAAATTATGGCAATGGTAGGTTTTGTAGCCGCCCAGCTGCTCACAGATCATCTGGTAGGACAGCGCACCCGTTCCAAAGAAGGGATGTCTGATGATTCCCCTGATAGCGGTTGTCCAAATTGAAATTCTCTGATCAAAGGTGCTGTCGATTGCTTCAAGCCCTCTTGGGAAAATCGACGGAAAAGCAAGGCTGACCAAAATAAAAGTCACGGCACCTAACACCAAACCGGCGGCCAGCTTATATCTGCTCTTCATGATGAGAATGGTCATGATTGCGCACGCGGTGGCAAGAAAGGCAGAAAGGCTTGCACATAGATAAAGTCCGATGAAGTTGATGGCGATAACTGCCAAATAAAAGTTTCTATTCTTTGCTTTCGTAAAAATCCGATAGATGGCAATAATGACAATAAATTCAATCATCATGCCATAACAATTCGCATTGTGAAACGCGGAAGTCGGACGATACCGCGGTGCCGCACCATAAGCGGTTATTTTTTGGAAGATGGCAATCAGCGCGCACCAAATGCTTGCAAGACAGGATAAATCCATCACCTGATCAAAAAGCTGGCGCGTCATGACGCTTCTGACATAAAATCCACAGGTCACCGCAGCAAGTATTACAATCGCATAGAGCATTCCCCAGTAATTGTTATAGGTTGCAGATACAAAAAAGGGAATGATTAGAAAACCGAGAAGATATTTTGAGTACGGAGACGTAAATGCCTTTGTTCTCTTTTTGCAGTTCATCATCGTCATAACGGCGATACCGCAGGTCGTAACAACACTTAAATAAAATGGAGCAAAAATAGAAACTGTCAACAATAGAACAAGCATACTGTCAAAATCCTGAACAGGCAGCTTTATCTTTTTTAAGTCAAATTTAATCATTCTAATAAGGGCCAGACCCCTTTCTTCACATATTCCTATCTACTTGTGAACTAATTTCCATCCACAATATCTCATATTTTCTTATTATACCATAATACAAATATGAAACAAGGTAAATTATGAATCAAATATTTTGCTTAAGCAAATTGTTATTTAGTCATT of the uncultured Caproiciproducens sp. genome contains:
- a CDS encoding LysM peptidoglycan-binding domain-containing protein; the encoded protein is MVIHTVRQGDSVYSLSRRYGVSIPKIISDNSLENTERLMIGQAIVVDTDSVTHTVTPGESLYSIARRYDTTVFRILSANPSITDPSRIKVGQEIIIPFTSEKLGTIDVNGYAFPNINSNTLESTLPHLTYLSIFSYQVRPDGSLASIQDEPLIQAARQQNVGPMMVVTNIKEGASFNSELAHTILTNQEVQTTLLDNIVRTLNEKKYFGLDIDFEYIFQRDKDNYNSFIEKVVDRLHPLGYTVTTALAPKTSASQPGLLYEAHDYVTHGLLVDHVILMTYEWGYTYGPPRAVAPVNLVKDVLQYAVSVIPSKKILMGIPNYGYDWTLPFVQGSSARSLSNPAAVSLASREGARISFDTKAQAPFFNYNDAGGRQHVVWFEDARSIEAKLKLVDEYNLGGVSYWTINSFFPQNWIVLNSMYNVRKVR
- a CDS encoding O-antigen ligase family protein, producing the protein MLVLLLTVSIFAPFYLSVVTTCGIAVMTMMNCKKRTKAFTSPYSKYLLGFLIIPFFVSATYNNYWGMLYAIVILAAVTCGFYVRSVMTRQLFDQVMDLSCLASIWCALIAIFQKITAYGAAPRYRPTSAFHNANCYGMMIEFIVIIAIYRIFTKAKNRNFYLAVIAINFIGLYLCASLSAFLATACAIMTILIMKSRYKLAAGLVLGAVTFILVSLAFPSIFPRGLEAIDSTFDQRISIWTTAIRGIIRHPFFGTGALSYQMICEQLGGYKTYHCHNLLLDTLLNFGFVGLGAIGVYVMIQLKLLSLRFKSNLCKDMNILFVAAMVAVTVHGLTDVTILWIQTGMMFILVFSSTGIGSEYLERKLRLPSLIPDYAEDVKVQPAYSKN
- the mgtA gene encoding magnesium-translocating P-type ATPase; amino-acid sequence: MKKNRMQINGASTQSIAKKLAEYSRMEKYILLSALKTREKGLDIVDVEMFSEQYESNQISHEKPKPWYVQLAKAFINPFTLVLLIIAAISFLTEVILAKPSEKSPAAVIVILFLVLISGGLRFFQEFRSGKEAEGLKSMVKTTATVIRRENGREEIPMTDLLPGDIVVLAGGDMIPADVRILKAKDLFISQSAMTGESEPVEKFPEPDKATDERNLFDLRNICFMGTNVVSGSATAVVLATGDNTYFGNMAKALSGERAPTSFDKGVNSVSYLLIRFMLVMVPVVFLINGITKHDWIEALLFAISVAIGLTPEMLPMIVTTNLAKGAVNMSRQKTVVKHLNSIQNFGAMDILCTDKTGTLTRDEIIIERHLNVQGREDMRVLKHAYLNSYFQTGLKNLIDLAVIEKAGEESVTYLNNEYLKVDEIPFDFSRRRMSVVLKDRTGKTQVITKGAVEEIMEICSFCEYDGEVVPLTGKLREQVVQMTDELNAQGMRVIAVAQKKDPAVEGVFGVKDESNMTLMGYLGLLDPPKKSAATAIKALKEYGVQVKVLTGDNEGVTQKICGEVGLPVDRILLGSQMEGMSEDELLKHAEDTTIFAKLSPVQKARVVNALQELGHTVGFMGDGINDAQALSKADVGISVDTAVDIAKESADIILLEKDLMVLEHGVIEGRKIFGNIIKYIKMTASSNFGNMLSMLIASAFLPFLPMMPVQILVLNLLYNISQISIPWDNMDEDYLRVPRKWEASSIGKFMICIGPVSSVFDIATYLLMWYVFGCNTATNPALVALFNAGWFVESLISQTLIIHLIRTPKLPFIQSRAASPVVLLTSVIMAIGVVIPFTPLGAYLGLASLPLPYFGWLALIVLGYIMLAQVVKSIYIKRSRSWL